One window from the genome of Leucoraja erinacea ecotype New England chromosome 16, Leri_hhj_1, whole genome shotgun sequence encodes:
- the LOC129704590 gene encoding transmembrane reductase CYB561D2, translated as MALAFSFIMTQAILLFSPESSLILSYSRKVKVRTHWVLQGLATVCAIVGLAIISYNKYTNDKPHFTSWHGLVGLATVLYICLQSAGGVTLLYPKLMRKWSLAKLKSYHATSGLVGYLLGCTSLLLGMCSAWFTGIVTGVSWYLAISCPVLLALVLMNQITNAYLRKKRIQP; from the exons ATGGCTCTGGCA TTTTCCTTCATTATGACGCAAGCTATTCTGCTATTCTCTCCGGAGAGTTCCCTTATTTTGTCCTACTCGAGGAAAGTCAAAGTCCGAACCCACTGGGTGTTGCAGGGGCTGGCCACTGTCTGTGCCATCGTAGGCTTGGCCATTATCAGCTATAACAAATATACGAATGACAAACCACATTTTACCAGCTGGCACGGTCTGGTTGGGTTGGCAACTGTCCTGTACATTTGCCTGCAGTCTGCTGGTGGGGTGACGCTGCTGTATCCCAAACTGATGAGGAAATGGTCCCTGGCCAAACTGAAATCGTATCACGCCACCTCTGGACTTGTTGGCTACCTGCTAGGCTGCACCAGTCTGCTTTTGGGCATGTGTTCAGCATGGTTCACAGGGATAGTGACTGGTGTTAGCTGGTATCTGGCCATTAGCTGCCCTGTTCTGTTGGCATTGGTCCTCATGAACCAAATTACTAATGCCTACCTGAGGAAAAAGAGGATACAGCCTTGA